The genome window ACAGACTACAGCAGGATCTTTAAGGGttatgtgttttctttcagtcttatggattaaaaaaacaagcCTGTCAAGCAATTCTGAGTATTTTTCAATGCTCCTCTAGCTGTCAGCTATTAATCTTCAGAATAAAACCTCAAataatttaatgtaaaaaaccaaaacaaaatataacaaaatGATCATACTTTGTTTGTGGTGCTATATGCACTTGCATATAGACACAAACTTAAATACCTCCAGTAAAAAGGAATTGTTCAGTTTCtcctgttctgtttttcttcccagatACTCAGTTCATCAAGGGCTAAtatttatttcctccctttctttcaCTTTGGGGTTAAATCTTCATTTAAGTTCTTTTTCCAGCAATTCCTTTAGGTTTCCACACTCACCTCTTCTATCAAAAAGCAAATAACACCTGGTGGAGCAACTTCTGACAGGGAAAGAAGTTACAGATTTTATATGTTATTATCACCTTTTCCATTTGCTTGGATTTCATTTGGTTTATTCTTATTTACTCTGAAATATATACCCACTAACTTAAAAATCTAATCTACCTGTATGATCCACCTGACTGTATCTTATCCTAATCTTCAACTGCTCTTctatttaagaaagaaaaataaattagtagtttaaaaaatgaaatgtagaAATATTCAAGAGCTGGAGAGAAGTAGCTGTTCTCTGAACACATGCAGATCACTCTACATGCACTGTGCACTGCAGATTGCTCCATTACAGTGGTATTTTACCTGTGTGCAATACACTAACGAGATGACAAGAGAGTTCATGTTCAACTTGCTTGGCTTTTCTATGAAGCCAATGAAGTTAAGTAAACACTGTTCTTGAATGCAGAGATGTTTCACCATTTAAAAGCCAGTATAATTCTTTGAAAATCTCTCTACTAGGCAAACACAAAGGGCACTCATTGCCTTCAGAACCCTGAGTGAAACACCAATAGTTTTAATAGTGAACTGATATCAGATTCAGGTCTTGTACCTATAATGAAGGATAAGATAATTAATTATTCCTAATAGCAATATATATATTCCTGGGATGCTTATCTCTGATATTAGCATATGTGCAGGCCACAGACACCAGTAAGTTACCATTTGCCATCATCACAAATGCAgatttttcattatcttttatAAAGAAACTCAGAACTTCCCTCATGGGAGGAAATTCAAAGCATTTACCTTATTGAAGAACTTAAAATTTTCCCCTGAGACAACAAGTATAACAAGTATGGAAGCTGTCACTGAAAAGAAAGAGTTAAAGCAAGAAATAAGACAGAAAATGGCAATGTGTTCTGCTAGCtgataaggaaagaaaaggtaattCCATAGgtgcagaaatacaaattaGTCCTACCTAATAgaacagaagtatttttcaagaatttagaagagaaagaagtcctgaggaggaagaaggacaATGACCTAACCAGATCTAGGTATCACACCAAAGGTGGGATATTTCCATTGCTCATTcttctgcaaaattattttcgTGTGCCTGGAGGTTTAGTCACACCCAAAGGGAACAATATCCAGTGGTTTTACCAAAAGAGAAAAGaccagaaaagaaatcaaactttCTGTGGGATTGGCTCAGGAGGCTGGACTGGggcactgctccagcatggctgtgcccagcccagctcagccgGACGCTgctgccccacacagccccacatGGAGCAGGGATACAAACTCCTGCCAGGGAACaacctgccccagctcccttgGAGGCACCTCAGCCCATGTCCTCAGGACATACTTAGGGCCCTCTCTTACTTACCAAGTCCCTGATGTTCTAGTTGAATGGATGGTATTTTCAGGTGCTTTTAATTCAGTAAGATGTGTTTGTGGGTGCTTTAATTAGCAGATTGACATAAACAGGCATCTACGGCTGGAATTATTCATTAGGAGTTGGGTGCCTAATTTCCTTAGATACTTTTGAAAATCTCACCCCATcgtgtttaattaaaaatgtcagaTGATATCAATACTCAGATGTGTCTGCTGTTGGTCTCCTGAGAAGATTTCCAAAATCCACTTCTCATTCCATCTGTTCCTGACAGAGGAAGGACTGACTTGGCCCATTCTTGAACCAAAACGtcaacaaataatttaaaaagactATAAACTGCAAATGATATTAATCTCCTGAGTAGGCTTCTGGAACCTTACTTGGATCTACATGCTCCTGAGTAACTTGTAAGCTAAGAAATAGGAAAGCAGGCTATCTGCAAAAAGTCAAGGACAGCACACTTTTATGTAATCTGCATTAGACAATGTCCAGATTTGCTAAGAAACTACTTATCCCCTACTGGCCCCTACACAAGAGCCATGAAGCAGGttcttttaaaatcacttgTAAAatcatacacacacacaaacaagcTCACACAAACACATACAGACCTCCAAGTAACCTCGAAACGTTCACTCTGACAGACATTCCTAGGGACAAGGGGACAAGCTCTTTAGCACAGAGATTTGGTTTAAGTGAGAAGTTGGGGGGTAGGATGAAGTTCACTACATTTTCCCTCACAAATTCCTATATCCTCCTgttcattattattttcctggTGCGAAATAATCTCATTCCTCAAAtatgacagatttttttattgttttgggtTCTCAGCATCTCCATTTTTCATTAAACTACCCCAGCTTTTCCAGATCTGCAGTTCAGTAGAATCAGAATTCATGGACAAACTCAATCCCCACTGCTCAAGAGTCCCAGCTCTCTAAATGGTAAATCTAGGGCAGTTCTGAGATAAAAAATCTGATGTGCTGCTTCTAGGAATCAAAGTGCCTGAGAGGCTAAGAAACTTCTGATTGTTCTATGTAAATTACTCTACTCTTCCTCCTGttttgctgagatttttttagTAGCACAAGTGATTTGATAAAGTGACAATTTAATATAGAAAGTAATAATATCAGAGCAGTTTTCACATTGAAGATCTACATTTTATCCCTCAGATACTTTAAAGTTCAGCTGTACTTACTCGGGGAACAGGGGACGTCTGGGTACCTTTCCTTTGGCCACTGGTCTCGGGTGTCAGGTCTCGGTGGTCTACCTGAATGTGGCTCTCTAGGTCTTCAGCACTTTCAAATTTGACACTACATTCTGGACACCTCAGGCTGCCACACGGCCTCTCGTTCACCTCCTGTGGAGTCAAGCTCGAAGACTGTCCGTTGGTGCTCCTGGTCATGCATCCAGCACACAGGCCATAGGGAAGGCCGTTCACATCCAGCTTTACCAAGTCCTGCTTATTGCGGAACTCCTTCAAGCACAGCGCACACTTGTAGAGTTTTTGCAAGGCCTGGCCGTTGGGCGATGAGGTTGCAGAGTTTCCTGCCAATTTCTGCATATGGAACGTCCCATGAATTTTCAGCTCCAGGGTAGAGGTGACCGTCTGCATGCAGACAACGCAGCGAAAGCCAGTGAGGGAGTTTCTGAGATCTGGATGCATCTGGCAGTGCTCGATGAATTCCTCCTCGCTCTGCAGTGGCATTTTGCAGATCCGACATGTGCCTGTATCCAAACTCTTGCTGTGAGTGACTTTGTGCTCCGTCAGGGTCAGGAGCGATGGGAAGCGTTCCCCACAGATGGGGCACATGTAGTGCTTAGCTGGGCCTCGATGGGTCTGCATGTGCTCCCTCAGGccattttctgagaaaaaggTCCTTGAGCAGATATTACACTTGTGGCTACCTTTGATgaattctgctttcttcctaGAGCAGTCATCCTCCCCAGGCCTGATGTTATGATCTCTCAAACGATGGTTCTGCAAGAGGACCTCCATAGTGTAGGCAGCCCCACAAATGTCACAGCCATACATGGGCTCAGAAGCATCCACATCATCCTCACTGGCTTCGTGACTGTTGGAAGTATCCGGATTCTTCATCAACATGTTCTGGATATCTGCCCCTTCTGTCTTCTTATTTGTTGGGGTCATGCCATTAGCTGTACCATTCTCAGCACTAGCATCAAAAACACAATGTTTTTCCCGCAAGTGTTTTTCAAGCAAGATGATGGCATGAAAAGCTTTGCTACAAAACTTGCAGTTGTATTTTTTGCTGTGGGTTGTGATGTGGCACTGCAGTTCTACCTCTGTGCTGAAGGTCTCACCACAGAAGATACATTTATGAGACTTTGATGGATTACCCAAGTGACTATGCTTCACATGGATCTGGAGATCCACCTCCTTCCTAAAATCCCAGTTACAGGCTGTGCAACGATACATCTTCTTTTCATTGCTATGCTTGACTGCCAGATGCACTTGGATAGATACCTTGGAATCAAAAACTTCTTGGCAAAGGGTGCAGTGATACAACACAAAAGTATGCATGTCCAACAAATGCTTCTGCAAATCATCCACTGAAGAAAACTGTTTGTCACAGCTCTCACATACATAATGAGTGGAAGTTGTCATGTAGTGTACGGTGAGATGTTGCAGAAGAGACTCCTGGGAATCAAAGTCTTCTTTACACTGAGGGCAAGACTGTTTCCTCAACAGCAACTCCAAATGCAACTTTAAATGGGTctgaaaactttcaaaatttGAGAACTTTAGATCACACTGATTACATGGGTATTCGCCATTAGACACTGAGTTTGCGCTTGCAGAAAGCCGCTGCCTTTTAGGGGAAGAGACTTCAACATCAGAAGAAACTGgactctgctctgcttttgacTTCTTATTGTGTGCCAGAGGAATGTTCTTGTGGTTTTCTTTAATATGCTTTGTAAGCTTCAGGATGGAGCCAAAAATGGGGGAGTTTGTGCAATAAGGGCATGAATAAACTTCCATAAAAGACTGTGTTGGCTGAATGACAGGGGAATCCAATTTTGAATTTCCTACATTGCAGTGAGTCTGCTGGATGTGCTCAGTCAAGGTAGCTTCGGTCAGAAAGCCCATGGAGCACTGGTTGCAGAAGAAAGCGTTGTTGCCATCTTGAGGGGTAGCGTTTGGGCCGCAGTGAGTAATGCGGATGTGCTCCTGCAAGCTATTGATATCGGCAAACATCTCCGGGCAGTAATTACaatgaaaggcagaaatgtTGCTAAACTGCATCATGGGATAGGCATGGTTTTTATGCACTTTTCTCACGTGTTCATTCAAGTTGTACAGTGTAGGCATGGAATCAAGGCAGATCTGGCACGTGTGGCTTTGCTGAGGTTTATCTGCATGAATGGTCTTCAGATGGATCTCCAGAACAGCAAGGCTGTTGAAGTCACGCTTCGAGCAGTAGGGACAGCTGTAAGTAACTTTAGACCAGTTCTGGCCATCTTCTCTGTCAACAGacctggttttcttttgtcctcTCAAAGGCTTTAAGGTCGAATCTGGAGTGGAACCTCTTTCCACTGACGCGCTGGAGTCCGGCGTTGCGCTGCTCATGGACGCCACACTCCCCAGGACTGGGTCAGGGCTGATGCTGTGGTTGCTGGAGTCAGGTTGTCTGTGGCTGTCCAAGTGGCAATAGACTTCCTCCACTGAAGAAAACTGCTCTGGGCACATAGGGCACTTGTGTTTCTTGTTGGCATGGGCTTGATGAATGTGTGAGAGCAGTGAGTTTTCGTCTACAAATACTTCAGGGCAATGAATACACTGCAAATCTGCCTTCTCGGAAAGCTGTGGGTGGCGTGTCATTACGTGCTTCTCCAAATCTTCAGTCTGACTGAATGTCTCTTCACAGTAATCACACATAAAATCATCCTTCTTCACCTCTTTCTCAGTCTTTGCCATATGTTCCTTGTTCTTTTTATGAGCTTGCATGTGACTCTGCAATGAGCTGGTAGATGAAAACCCACGTTTACACACAGTACACTTGAATGGTTTGCTGGAACTGTGGGTTTTCAGGTGGATTTTGAGGTGGTCGCTGCGGGAGAATGCAGCCTCGCATTCGTGGCAATGGTACTTTTTATCCCCTGTGTGAAGCTTTATGTGACGATCCCTACTCCTCTTGTGCTTAAAAAGCCGGCTACAGTAGGTGCATTTGAAAGGTAGTTTGTCACTGTGGATCTGCTCGTGCCTTTTAAGGTAGCTCAGGCGAATGAAGGACTTATCACAAAACTGACAGGGATACGGCAGGCCAgtccccccttcctcctccccgATGCCAAGATCACACCCATCTCCTATCATCTGAGTGGGTGATGCAACATCTTTGCTGGAGGGAGATGAAGCCACCCAGGAGAGTTGTGGGTCGTCATCACCATCTGTAAtgggaaagcagaaaggagattaaaaacaattcccagTGCATCTGTGAAATAAGGACAAAGCTCTCAACAACACTATGGGCTTCTGCTACTacagcattaaaagaaaaaaaatccactcaaaaaaaacccccaataaACCCTCTTGAATTTGAAAGGAGGtttgagaaagagaaataaaaatatatttgtacaCATAATTCACAAATATGCCAACACATAGTGTTAATAAAAAGCGTTTTTCTTTAGCAGGTTTAACACCTGCTCACTGTACTGTAAAGCAATAAACAATGAATAAAGAAAGCGAAATACAATGTGCAATGAAGCAATACAAACACTTCAGAAAGCTACAGTGTTAAGTGATCACCTGTGAATTTGTGGGTCTGTTAAATGCTAAATCAAGATGATTTTAAGTAAtgtctccattaaaaaaatccttcagttcTGTCTCAAAACTGTAACAGAATGAAAGCCTGctcaaaggcagagctgaacaTCTAGGTGAAATAAAAGCATCAGATTTGAGAGAGctcaaaaaaatcagagaagagATCTGCACCATTACCATGTTTGCTTTTATAAAAGGTAATGTTGCTCTCTTGGtacaaaatcaaacaaatttttttaaagcccgGGAAAATCACCACTGGAGATCTCTAGACATCACAAAAGAATCAAGTTCAGGATAAACTAAAAATGGCCCAGCCTCATTACCATAAAGAAacacagcaccagctccagcagccccacagtctttttaggaaaaatacataaaatgttGTCAGCTTTCATTAACAGAATTGTTAACAAGAAACATAAGAGAGTGAGTTCAAATATCCTAATTCCAACAAATGCAGAGATGTTGAATGAAACATAACTGCCACTAGTCTGATATCAAACTAAACCACAgaatgaagcaaaaataaagttCATGTAAATGATGGAAGGTGCTGACCATGCAAACATTTGGAGATTCTAAAAAGGAGCCGGTTCTCAAGATATACCGTCCTTATAAaacatttaatgttttaaatacttcagtttttactaaaacaaaccaataaaaaaatccctgactGCGTGTGTAGGCTGCCACACGCGCACTCCTCGTGCCTGCCAACTACACATTCTCCAGGCGGAGAAGGCACAAGTAGAGAAGGCACAAGTTTGGCAAGGAGCTCTCAGAGAAGGGCTCGGCTAATGAGGGTATCACCACCGTaccaggcagctcctgcagcaccgTCTGCTCTGGCAAACATCTGCTTTTTCATCCCAGGTAAAGAAAGAGAGCAGCGACCTTggaaaaaactaaaccaaataAGCACACCCCAAAATAAGCACACCCCAAACAACTTTTCCGGCACGATGGGGACGTCTATTTTCCAGGTCAGGCGTCTGCTCTCtgcaccccctgctccccagggagctctgctccctggttTAACTAAACCTCCCACTCCAGAGCGATGCTGGACACCAAGAAGCTGCTTCTTCCTGCTCCCGAAATGCACCTCGACTCTCAGCGAGCATCCGCGCTTTTAAGATGCTCAAGGTCTTTGCGCTCAACTAGCTCCTCCAAATCCGGCGGAGCCCAAGCCTAGAACACAGACAAGGAGCTCCTGATTTTTATGTAAACTTTTCTCAGGCTTGACTCCCCCGACCACGAACGgctctctctctgcagctgcaacAAAGCCTCATGTTCCCAATTTAAGCCACCTCCGCCGCCCACCGcgctgccagcacagctttgcGGAGCCCCAGGGGAGGCCCCGGCCCCCGCCATCCCCCAGCTTTGCCGCCAGCCGTATCCGGGGCTCCGTCCCCACGGACCTGCGGCCACGGGCCGTCGGAGGGAAGAGGCAGCCGGCTGCCAGCGCCCGGATTAGGGGCCCCGGGGAGGTACCGGTAGCTCAGGGCTGCCTAATTCCCTCCTCTCACCAgctgggctcctccaggggCAAGGAGACAAAGGGGAGCACGAGGGGGATGCTGGGCCTGAACTAGGGCAGCACATGTTGCGTTTGTGCCGCTGCTGCTGTCTACAGAGagggggagaaaggagaaaaacaacaagAGGAAAAGCACCCCACCATTTGTTAGTTACTGCTCGGGCTTACTGGCTGtaattacaataattttatATGTCTGTTTGCAGAAATGTTTGTAGAAACACGTGCATT of Serinus canaria isolate serCan28SL12 chromosome 11, serCan2020, whole genome shotgun sequence contains these proteins:
- the ZNF423 gene encoding zinc finger protein 423 isoform X3, giving the protein MIGDGCDLGIGEEEGGTGLPYPCQFCDKSFIRLSYLKRHEQIHSDKLPFKCTYCSRLFKHKRSRDRHIKLHTGDKKYHCHECEAAFSRSDHLKIHLKTHSSSKPFKCTVCKRGFSSTSSLQSHMQAHKKNKEHMAKTEKEVKKDDFMCDYCEETFSQTEDLEKHVMTRHPQLSEKADLQCIHCPEVFVDENSLLSHIHQAHANKKHKCPMCPEQFSSVEEVYCHLDSHRQPDSSNHSISPDPVLGSVASMSSATPDSSASVERGSTPDSTLKPLRGQKKTRSVDREDGQNWSKVTYSCPYCSKRDFNSLAVLEIHLKTIHADKPQQSHTCQICLDSMPTLYNLNEHVRKVHKNHAYPMMQFSNISAFHCNYCPEMFADINSLQEHIRITHCGPNATPQDGNNAFFCNQCSMGFLTEATLTEHIQQTHCNVGNSKLDSPVIQPTQSFMEVYSCPYCTNSPIFGSILKLTKHIKENHKNIPLAHNKKSKAEQSPVSSDVEVSSPKRQRLSASANSVSNGEYPCNQCDLKFSNFESFQTHLKLHLELLLRKQSCPQCKEDFDSQESLLQHLTVHYMTTSTHYVCESCDKQFSSVDDLQKHLLDMHTFVLYHCTLCQEVFDSKVSIQVHLAVKHSNEKKMYRCTACNWDFRKEVDLQIHVKHSHLGNPSKSHKCIFCGETFSTEVELQCHITTHSKKYNCKFCSKAFHAIILLEKHLREKHCVFDASAENGTANGMTPTNKKTEGADIQNMLMKNPDTSNSHEASEDDVDASEPMYGCDICGAAYTMEVLLQNHRLRDHNIRPGEDDCSRKKAEFIKGSHKCNICSRTFFSENGLREHMQTHRGPAKHYMCPICGERFPSLLTLTEHKVTHSKSLDTGTCRICKMPLQSEEEFIEHCQMHPDLRNSLTGFRCVVCMQTVTSTLELKIHGTFHMQKLAGNSATSSPNGQALQKLYKCALCLKEFRNKQDLVKLDVNGLPYGLCAGCMTRSTNGQSSSLTPQEVNERPCGSLRCPECSVKFESAEDLESHIQVDHRDLTPETSGQRKGTQTSPVPRKKTYQCIKCQMTFENEREIQIHVANHMIEEGINHECKLCNQMFDSPAKLLCHLIEHSFEGMGGTFKCPVCFTVFVQANKLQQHIFAVHGQEDKIYDCSQCPQKFFFQTELQNHTLSQHAQ
- the ZNF423 gene encoding zinc finger protein 423 isoform X2, whose protein sequence is MSRRKQAKPRSVKVEEGESSDFALTWDSSVTQSGGLGGELESEAKDSRALEERNSVTSQEERNEEDEDMEDESIYTCDNCQQDFDSLADLTEHRAHNCPGDGDDDPQLSWVASSPSSKDVASPTQMIGDGCDLGIGEEEGGTGLPYPCQFCDKSFIRLSYLKRHEQIHSDKLPFKCTYCSRLFKHKRSRDRHIKLHTGDKKYHCHECEAAFSRSDHLKIHLKTHSSSKPFKCTVCKRGFSSTSSLQSHMQAHKKNKEHMAKTEKEVKKDDFMCDYCEETFSQTEDLEKHVMTRHPQLSEKADLQCIHCPEVFVDENSLLSHIHQAHANKKHKCPMCPEQFSSVEEVYCHLDSHRQPDSSNHSISPDPVLGSVASMSSATPDSSASVERGSTPDSTLKPLRGQKKTRSVDREDGQNWSKVTYSCPYCSKRDFNSLAVLEIHLKTIHADKPQQSHTCQICLDSMPTLYNLNEHVRKVHKNHAYPMMQFSNISAFHCNYCPEMFADINSLQEHIRITHCGPNATPQDGNNAFFCNQCSMGFLTEATLTEHIQQTHCNVGNSKLDSPVIQPTQSFMEVYSCPYCTNSPIFGSILKLTKHIKENHKNIPLAHNKKSKAEQSPVSSDVEVSSPKRQRLSASANSVSNGEYPCNQCDLKFSNFESFQTHLKLHLELLLRKQSCPQCKEDFDSQESLLQHLTVHYMTTSTHYVCESCDKQFSSVDDLQKHLLDMHTFVLYHCTLCQEVFDSKVSIQVHLAVKHSNEKKMYRCTACNWDFRKEVDLQIHVKHSHLGNPSKSHKCIFCGETFSTEVELQCHITTHSKKYNCKFCSKAFHAIILLEKHLREKHCVFDASAENGTANGMTPTNKKTEGADIQNMLMKNPDTSNSHEASEDDVDASEPMYGCDICGAAYTMEVLLQNHRLRDHNIRPGEDDCSRKKAEFIKGSHKCNICSRTFFSENGLREHMQTHRGPAKHYMCPICGERFPSLLTLTEHKVTHSKSLDTGTCRICKMPLQSEEEFIEHCQMHPDLRNSLTGFRCVVCMQTVTSTLELKIHGTFHMQKLAGNSATSSPNGQALQKLYKCALCLKEFRNKQDLVKLDVNGLPYGLCAGCMTRSTNGQSSSLTPQEVNERPCGSLRCPECSVKFESAEDLESHIQVDHRDLTPETSGQRKGTQTSPVPRKKTYQCIKCQMTFENEREIQIHVANHMIEEGINHECKLCNQMFDSPAKLLCHLIEHSFEGMGGTFKCPVCFTVFVQANKLQQHIFAVHGQEDKIYDCSQCPQKFFFQTELQNHTLSQHAQ
- the ZNF423 gene encoding zinc finger protein 423 isoform X1; this translates as MSRRKQAKPRSVKVEEGESSDFALTWDSSVTQSGGLGGELESEAKDSRALEERNSVTSQEERNEEDEDMEDESIYTCDNCQQDFDSLADLTEHRAHNCPGGCLFQTAAELYMDIASLEAADFSKLLYDGDDDPQLSWVASSPSSKDVASPTQMIGDGCDLGIGEEEGGTGLPYPCQFCDKSFIRLSYLKRHEQIHSDKLPFKCTYCSRLFKHKRSRDRHIKLHTGDKKYHCHECEAAFSRSDHLKIHLKTHSSSKPFKCTVCKRGFSSTSSLQSHMQAHKKNKEHMAKTEKEVKKDDFMCDYCEETFSQTEDLEKHVMTRHPQLSEKADLQCIHCPEVFVDENSLLSHIHQAHANKKHKCPMCPEQFSSVEEVYCHLDSHRQPDSSNHSISPDPVLGSVASMSSATPDSSASVERGSTPDSTLKPLRGQKKTRSVDREDGQNWSKVTYSCPYCSKRDFNSLAVLEIHLKTIHADKPQQSHTCQICLDSMPTLYNLNEHVRKVHKNHAYPMMQFSNISAFHCNYCPEMFADINSLQEHIRITHCGPNATPQDGNNAFFCNQCSMGFLTEATLTEHIQQTHCNVGNSKLDSPVIQPTQSFMEVYSCPYCTNSPIFGSILKLTKHIKENHKNIPLAHNKKSKAEQSPVSSDVEVSSPKRQRLSASANSVSNGEYPCNQCDLKFSNFESFQTHLKLHLELLLRKQSCPQCKEDFDSQESLLQHLTVHYMTTSTHYVCESCDKQFSSVDDLQKHLLDMHTFVLYHCTLCQEVFDSKVSIQVHLAVKHSNEKKMYRCTACNWDFRKEVDLQIHVKHSHLGNPSKSHKCIFCGETFSTEVELQCHITTHSKKYNCKFCSKAFHAIILLEKHLREKHCVFDASAENGTANGMTPTNKKTEGADIQNMLMKNPDTSNSHEASEDDVDASEPMYGCDICGAAYTMEVLLQNHRLRDHNIRPGEDDCSRKKAEFIKGSHKCNICSRTFFSENGLREHMQTHRGPAKHYMCPICGERFPSLLTLTEHKVTHSKSLDTGTCRICKMPLQSEEEFIEHCQMHPDLRNSLTGFRCVVCMQTVTSTLELKIHGTFHMQKLAGNSATSSPNGQALQKLYKCALCLKEFRNKQDLVKLDVNGLPYGLCAGCMTRSTNGQSSSLTPQEVNERPCGSLRCPECSVKFESAEDLESHIQVDHRDLTPETSGQRKGTQTSPVPRKKTYQCIKCQMTFENEREIQIHVANHMIEEGINHECKLCNQMFDSPAKLLCHLIEHSFEGMGGTFKCPVCFTVFVQANKLQQHIFAVHGQEDKIYDCSQCPQKFFFQTELQNHTLSQHAQ